The following coding sequences lie in one Lolium perenne isolate Kyuss_39 chromosome 2, Kyuss_2.0, whole genome shotgun sequence genomic window:
- the LOC139835366 gene encoding uncharacterized protein has protein sequence MDSDDDYFFKNFIDTSSDEDSDDEFFTDAALIIHDHVVSQIPVHRGSLPGRAAALDRKRERGHDQLFTDYFQPKALYTPALFRRRFRMSRPLFRRIMDGVKLYDDYFHAKVDAIGKVGLSSYQKCTAAIRMLAYGVAGDFVDEYTRMSESTGLEAMYRFCRAVIGSFGEEYLRQPNAADTARLLSINASRGFPGMLGSIDCMHWEWKNCPFGWQGAYSGHSEGCTVILEAVASQDTWIWHSFFGMAGSHNDINVLQRSPVFDRLAYGQSPDVDFEINGHHYTKGYYLADGIYPPWATLVKTIRKPNSEQEARFAKEQEAARKDVERAFGILQARWAIVRHPARAWDVQTLWEVMTACVIMHNMIVEVERDDSLYDSDWEGQGELVTPQRGPASFQEVLHAHHEIRDLAVHNQLQADLIEHVWQHVGNNAANNDDEGNPEA, from the coding sequence atggacagcgacgacgactacttcttcaagaacttcatcgacacgtcgtccgacgaggactcggacgacgaatttttcacggatgctgcgctgatcatccacgatcacgttgtctcgcagatccccgtgcaccgggggtccttgccggggcgcgccgccgccttggaccgcaaaagagaacgcggccacgacCAGCTCTTCACCGATTACTTCCAACCCAAGGCATTGTACACGCCGGCCTTGTTTCGCCGTCGTTTTCGGATGTCCAGACCATTGTtccgccggataatggatggcgtcaagctctacgacgactacttccacgcgaaagtggatgcaattggcaaggtaggcctctcttcgtaccagaaatgcacggcagcgattaggatgcttgcatatggtgttgccggtgatttcgtagatgagtacacgcgcatgagtgagtctaccggcttggaagcgatgtacaggttttgcagagctgtgatcggttcgttcggagaagagtacctccggcaacctaatgcagcggacacagctcgtctgttgtcaatcaacgcttccagggggtttcctgggatgcttggcagcatagactgcatgcactgggagtggaagaactgcccctttggttggcagggggcatacagtggccattctgaggggtgcacagtcattcttgaagctgttgcttcacaggatacatggatttggcactcattcttcggaatggctggctcgcacaatgacatcaatgtgcttcagcgctctccggtgtttgataggctagcgtacggtcagtcccctgatgtggattttgagatcaatggccaccactacaccaaggggtactaccttgctgatggtatctatccaccttgggctacacttgtgaagacaatccgaaaacccaactcagagcaggaggcaaggtttgccaaagagcaggaggcagcccggaaagatgtcgagcgggcgtttggcatcctccaagctcgttgggctatcgtcagacaccctgccagagcctgggatgtgcaaactctgtgggaggtgatgaccgcatgtgtaatcatgcataacatgattgttgaggtagagcgggatgattcactctatgatagtgactgggagggccagggagagttggttactcctcaacgtggcccggcatcattccaggaagttcttcatgcacaccatgaaattcgagatctagctgtacacaaccagctgcaggcagatttgatcgagcacgtctggcagcatgtaggcaacaatgctgcaaacaacgatgatgaaggaaatccggaagcctag